In the Alphaproteobacteria bacterium genome, ACCATGACTAAGCATTTGGGTAATAGCGCCAAGCATACCTTGTTGATTAAGGGTAAAAATACCTGCTGTTACATAGCCCATATGGGCAATTGATGAATATGCAATTAATTTTTTGATATCTTGTTGAACAAGCGCGACCAGCGATGTGTATATTACAGCAATAATACTTAAAACAAAAATTAACGGGGCAAAAAATTCACTGGCATAGGGCATCATAGGTAAAGAGAATCTCAAAAAACCATATCCCCCCATTTTTAATAAAACACCTGCTAAGATAACGGAACCAGCGGTTGGTGCTTCAACATGGGCATCGGGTAACCATGTATGAACTGGCCACATAGGTATTTTAACCGCAAAAGAGGCAAAAAAAGCAAGCCATAACCATAATTGAACTTCAGGGGTGAAATGATAGGTTAATAATTCTCTGATATTTGTTGTATGGGCTTCATGGTACATAAATAAAATAGCAAGCAACATTAAAATGGATCCAAGAAGCGTATAAAGAAAAAATTTAAATGATGCATATACTCTTCTAGATCCACCCCATATCCCAACAATTAAAAACATTGGGATCAAAACACCTTCGAAAAATACATAAAAAAGAACCAAATCAAGCGCACAAAACATTCCAATGAGCATGGTTTCTAAAATAAGGAATGCAATCATGTATAATTTGACATGATGCTGAATTGATTGCCAACTGGCCAAGATACAAATGGGTATTAAAAAAGTCGTAAGTAAAATAAATAAAATAGAAATACCATCAATACCAAAA is a window encoding:
- a CDS encoding NADH-quinone oxidoreductase subunit M codes for the protein MVLTNILILLAFLPLAGVAIIFLTQGPEDKKNNYARWTAFWTSMVVFILSTTLWVHFDLTNPDFQFVSKLSWISDSTLSLHFGIDGISILFILLTTFLIPICILASWQSIQHHVKLYMIAFLILETMLIGMFCALDLVLFYVFFEGVLIPMFLIVGIWGGSRRVYASFKFFLYTLLGSILMLLAILFMYHEAHTTNIRELLTYHFTPEVQLWLWLAFFASFAVKIPMWPVHTWLPDAHVEAPTAGSVILAGVLLKMGGYGFLRFSLPMMPYASEFFAPLIFVLSIIAVIYTSLVALVQQDIKKLIAYSSIAHMGYVTAGIFTLNQQGMLGAITQMLSHGIVSAALFLCVGVIYDRLHTREISAYGGLSKIMPKYAVVFMIMTMASVGLPGTSGFVGEFLVMLGSFQRNTWVAAFITVGIILGAAYMLFLYARIFFGDVHNKKLFDLSDLNWREKIIFVPLIIIVMWMGIYPSSFTKLINPALNQLIENYHHALDQEN